Proteins from a genomic interval of Undibacterium parvum:
- the rpsQ gene encoding 30S ribosomal protein S17 → MNDQVKVALKRTLIGKVASDKMNKTVTVVVERHVKHPLYGKIIMRSAKYHAHDEENQAKIGDTVEIQEGRPISKTKAWTVTRVVQVAQVV, encoded by the coding sequence ATGAACGATCAAGTAAAAGTCGCACTGAAGCGCACATTGATTGGCAAGGTTGCGTCTGACAAGATGAACAAGACCGTAACAGTGGTCGTTGAGCGTCATGTTAAACATCCTTTGTACGGCAAAATTATCATGCGTTCGGCGAAATACCATGCGCACGATGAAGAAAACCAGGCAAAGATTGGCGACACAGTTGAGATTCAAGAAGGTCGTCCAATTTCCAAGACTAAAGCTTGGACTGTGACACGTGTGGTTCAAGTTGCACAGGTTGTATAA
- the rpsC gene encoding 30S ribosomal protein S3, producing MGQKIHPTGFRLAVTRNWSSRWYAGNGNFATMLLEDLRVREYLKKKLKNASVGRITIERPAKNARITIYSSRPGVVIGKKGEDIELLKTELAKIMGVPVHVNIEEIRKPEIDAQLIADSISQQLEKRIMFRRAMKRAMQNAMRLGAKGIKIMSSGRLNGIEIARKEWYREGRVPLHTLRADIDYGFSEASTTYGIIGVKVWVYKGDRLPNGDAPVIESTPEDDKKRRGPRRDDGKPSSRPRAKRPEGQTPAGVAAPAAKRVHAKPAGVATAPAEKAGE from the coding sequence ATGGGACAGAAGATACATCCAACCGGTTTTCGTCTTGCGGTAACGCGTAACTGGTCTTCACGTTGGTATGCTGGCAATGGTAATTTTGCTACTATGCTGCTTGAGGATTTGCGTGTTCGCGAATATCTGAAGAAGAAACTGAAGAACGCATCTGTAGGTCGTATTACTATTGAGCGTCCGGCAAAAAATGCTCGCATTACTATTTATAGCTCCCGTCCAGGTGTTGTAATTGGTAAAAAAGGCGAAGATATTGAACTGTTGAAAACAGAGCTCGCCAAAATCATGGGCGTTCCTGTGCATGTCAATATCGAAGAAATTCGTAAACCAGAAATCGACGCTCAGCTAATCGCTGATTCTATTTCCCAGCAACTCGAAAAACGTATCATGTTCCGTCGCGCAATGAAGCGCGCGATGCAAAATGCGATGCGTTTGGGTGCTAAGGGCATTAAGATCATGTCTAGTGGTCGTTTGAATGGTATCGAGATCGCACGTAAAGAATGGTATCGTGAAGGCCGCGTGCCTCTGCATACATTGCGTGCTGATATTGATTACGGTTTCAGCGAAGCATCGACAACCTACGGTATTATTGGCGTCAAAGTTTGGGTTTATAAGGGTGATCGTTTGCCAAATGGCGACGCTCCAGTTATTGAATCCACTCCAGAAGATGACAAAAAACGTCGTGGTCCTCGTCGTGATGATGGTAAGCCTAGCAGCCGTCCTCGTGCCAAGCGTCCTGAAGGTCAAACTCCAGCTGGTGTGGCAGCTCCTGCGGCAAAGCGTGTTCACGCTAAACCGGCAGGCGTTGCGACAGCTCCAGCTGAGAAAGCAGGAGAATAA
- the rpsS gene encoding 30S ribosomal protein S19: protein MTRSAKKGPFCDAHLVKKVEAAQAIKDKKPIKTWSRRSTIMPDFIGLTIAVHNGKQHVPVYVSENMVGHKLGEFALTRTFKGHAADKKAKR, encoded by the coding sequence ATGACACGCTCAGCAAAAAAAGGGCCGTTTTGCGACGCCCATTTGGTGAAAAAAGTCGAAGCTGCGCAAGCAATTAAAGACAAAAAACCAATTAAAACTTGGTCGCGCCGTTCGACAATTATGCCAGATTTCATTGGTTTGACCATTGCGGTTCATAACGGTAAGCAACACGTACCAGTTTATGTTTCCGAAAACATGGTTGGTCATAAACTTGGCGAATTCGCGTTGACTCGTACTTTCAAGGGTCACGCTGCCGATAAGAAGGCTAAGAGATAG
- the rpsH gene encoding 30S ribosomal protein S8, whose protein sequence is MSMSDPIADMLTRIRNAQVVHKTAVAMPSSKVKIAIAVVLKDEGYIEDFAVVDAAGKSELKIGLKYYAGRPVIERLERVSRPGLRIYKGKDEIPSVMNGLGVAIVSTPKGVMTDRKARATGVGGEVICYVA, encoded by the coding sequence ATGAGTATGAGCGATCCTATCGCCGATATGCTGACACGCATCCGTAACGCGCAAGTAGTTCACAAAACTGCCGTTGCAATGCCGTCCTCTAAGGTGAAAATTGCAATAGCAGTTGTACTGAAGGACGAAGGCTACATTGAGGATTTCGCAGTGGTTGACGCCGCTGGTAAGTCCGAATTGAAAATCGGTTTGAAGTATTATGCAGGACGTCCTGTTATAGAGCGTTTGGAGCGTGTTTCACGCCCAGGTCTTCGTATTTACAAAGGTAAAGACGAGATTCCAAGTGTTATGAACGGTTTGGGCGTGGCCATTGTGTCCACACCAAAAGGCGTTATGACTGACCGCAAAGCGCGCGCAACCGGTGTCGGTGGCGAAGTAATTTGCTACGTCGCCTAA
- the rplF gene encoding 50S ribosomal protein L6 codes for MSRVGKMPIAVPAGAEIAISAAQITVKGPMGVLTQSLNGLVAVANDNGTLNFSPADDSREANAMTGTLRALVNNMVIGVTKGYEKKLNLVGVGYKAQAQGDKLNLSLGFSHPCVHQMPEGITVVTATPTEILIKGINKQVVGQVAAEVRAYRKPEPYKGKGVRYSDEVVVIKETKKK; via the coding sequence ATGTCACGAGTAGGTAAAATGCCAATCGCGGTGCCAGCAGGTGCAGAAATTGCAATCTCGGCAGCGCAGATTACAGTAAAAGGCCCAATGGGCGTTCTGACACAAAGCCTGAATGGCTTGGTAGCAGTCGCTAACGATAATGGTACTCTTAACTTTTCCCCGGCTGATGATAGTCGCGAAGCCAATGCTATGACCGGCACCTTGCGTGCTTTGGTTAATAACATGGTGATCGGCGTCACAAAAGGCTACGAAAAGAAATTGAACTTGGTCGGCGTTGGATATAAAGCACAAGCACAAGGCGATAAATTGAATTTGTCGCTAGGCTTCTCGCACCCATGCGTTCACCAGATGCCAGAAGGCATTACGGTTGTAACGGCAACACCTACTGAAATTCTGATCAAAGGAATTAATAAGCAGGTTGTTGGTCAAGTGGCTGCTGAAGTCCGTGCATACCGCAAACCGGAGCCTTATAAAGGCAAAGGCGTTCGATATTCGGACGAAGTGGTTGTGATTAAAGAAACCAAGAAGAAGTAA
- the rplV gene encoding 50S ribosomal protein L22: MMETKAILRGVRLSEQKGRLVADLIRGKKVDQALNILAFSPKKGATIIKKVLESAIANAEHNDGADIDELKVKVIYVEKGTILKRFTARAKGRGDRISKQSCHIYVTVGN, from the coding sequence ATGATGGAAACTAAAGCAATTCTACGCGGTGTGCGTCTGTCCGAGCAAAAAGGTCGGTTAGTCGCTGATCTGATTCGCGGTAAAAAAGTAGATCAGGCATTGAATATTTTAGCATTCAGCCCTAAAAAAGGTGCAACGATCATCAAGAAGGTTTTGGAGTCTGCAATTGCAAACGCCGAACACAATGATGGTGCGGACATCGATGAGTTGAAAGTAAAAGTTATTTATGTCGAAAAGGGCACGATTTTGAAGCGTTTTACAGCGCGTGCAAAAGGTCGTGGCGATCGTATCTCTAAACAATCCTGTCACATCTACGTGACTGTCGGTAACTAA
- the rplP gene encoding 50S ribosomal protein L16, protein MLQPARRKYRKEQKGRNKGISHDRGTAVSFGEFGLKAIGRGRITARQIEAARRAMTRHIKRGGRIWIRIFPDKPISQKPAEVRMGNGKGNPEYYVAEIQPGKMLYEMDGVDETLAREAFRLAAAKLPLLTTFVVRQVGQ, encoded by the coding sequence ATGCTGCAACCAGCACGCAGAAAGTACCGTAAAGAGCAAAAAGGCCGTAACAAGGGCATCTCGCATGACCGTGGTACTGCTGTTTCTTTCGGTGAATTTGGATTGAAGGCAATTGGTCGCGGTCGTATTACTGCGCGTCAAATTGAAGCTGCGCGTCGCGCTATGACACGCCACATTAAACGTGGTGGTCGTATCTGGATTCGTATTTTCCCAGATAAGCCAATCTCGCAAAAACCTGCTGAAGTTCGTATGGGTAATGGTAAGGGTAATCCTGAGTACTACGTTGCCGAGATTCAGCCTGGTAAAATGCTGTATGAAATGGATGGCGTCGATGAGACGCTGGCGCGCGAAGCGTTTCGCTTGGCCGCAGCTAAACTGCCGTTATTGACTACGTTCGTCGTGCGTCAAGTCGGCCAATAA
- the rplW gene encoding 50S ribosomal protein L23 gives MNAVVKHSEERLMKVLLAPVISEKATMVAEKNEQIVFLVMPDATKPEIKAAVELLFKVQVESVQVANRLGKQKRTGKFNGRRNHTKRAFVCLKEGQEINFTEGA, from the coding sequence ATGAACGCAGTAGTTAAGCATAGCGAAGAGCGCCTGATGAAGGTGCTGCTGGCTCCAGTTATTTCTGAAAAAGCAACTATGGTTGCTGAGAAAAACGAGCAAATCGTTTTCTTGGTCATGCCAGATGCGACTAAGCCAGAAATTAAAGCTGCAGTTGAGCTGTTATTTAAGGTTCAGGTTGAGTCCGTGCAAGTTGCCAATCGCCTGGGTAAGCAAAAACGTACCGGTAAATTTAATGGTCGTCGCAATCATACAAAACGTGCTTTTGTATGCTTGAAAGAAGGTCAGGAAATTAACTTCACCGAGGGGGCATAA
- the rplE gene encoding 50S ribosomal protein L5, whose amino-acid sequence MARLQAFYKEKVVGDLTEKFSYKCPMEVPRLLKITLNMGLSEAIADKKIIEHAVGDLTKIAGQKPVVTKARKAIAGFKIREGYPIGCMVTLRGAQMYEFLDRFVTVALPRVRDFRGVSGRAFDGRGNYNIGIKEQIIFPEIEYDKIDVLRGMNISITTTAKTDEEAKALLAAFKFPFRN is encoded by the coding sequence ATGGCCCGTCTACAAGCATTTTATAAAGAAAAAGTCGTTGGTGACTTGACAGAGAAATTCTCTTACAAGTGTCCAATGGAAGTGCCTCGTCTTCTGAAGATTACCCTGAATATGGGTTTGTCTGAAGCGATTGCCGACAAAAAAATCATCGAGCACGCAGTTGGTGACTTGACGAAAATTGCTGGTCAAAAACCAGTTGTCACCAAAGCGCGTAAAGCGATTGCTGGCTTCAAAATTCGTGAAGGTTATCCGATTGGTTGTATGGTGACTTTGCGTGGCGCTCAGATGTATGAATTCCTGGATCGTTTCGTTACAGTGGCATTGCCACGTGTTCGTGATTTCCGTGGTGTGTCTGGTCGTGCGTTTGACGGTCGTGGTAATTACAATATCGGTATCAAGGAACAAATTATCTTCCCTGAAATCGAGTACGACAAGATCGACGTGTTGCGTGGTATGAATATCAGTATTACTACGACAGCAAAGACCGACGAAGAAGCAAAAGCGCTTCTCGCCGCATTTAAATTTCCGTTCAGAAACTGA
- the rpsN gene encoding 30S ribosomal protein S14, which translates to MAKLALINREQKRADLVKKFAGKRAELKAIIDDQSKTEEERYLARLKLQALPRNSNPTRQRNRCALTGRPRGTFRKFGLGRIKLREFAMRGEIPGMTKASW; encoded by the coding sequence ATGGCAAAATTGGCACTGATTAATCGTGAGCAAAAGCGTGCAGATCTAGTGAAGAAATTCGCTGGCAAACGCGCCGAATTGAAGGCCATCATTGATGACCAATCAAAGACTGAAGAGGAGCGTTACTTAGCTCGTCTGAAGTTGCAGGCATTGCCACGTAACTCTAATCCGACACGTCAGCGCAATCGTTGCGCATTGACAGGTCGTCCACGTGGCACATTCCGTAAGTTTGGTTTGGGCCGTATTAAACTCCGTGAATTCGCCATGCGTGGTGAGATTCCGGGTATGACTAAAGCCAGCTGGTAA
- the rpmC gene encoding 50S ribosomal protein L29, producing MKVSELQGKDPAALTKELNDLLKAQFSLRMQIATQQLNNTSQLKKVRRDIARVKTVMNQKDAK from the coding sequence ATGAAAGTATCTGAACTCCAAGGCAAGGATCCAGCAGCTTTGACAAAAGAGCTGAATGACTTGTTGAAGGCTCAATTTAGTCTGCGTATGCAAATCGCTACTCAGCAACTGAATAATACTTCACAGTTGAAAAAAGTGCGTCGTGACATCGCACGTGTAAAAACCGTCATGAATCAGAAGGATGCCAAATAA
- the rplB gene encoding 50S ribosomal protein L2 produces MALVKVKPTSPGRRGMVKVVTEGLHKGRPFAALLEKKSKTAGRNNNGHITTRHIGGGHKQHYRLVDFKRTKDGIPAKVERIEYDPNRTAHIALLCYADGERQYIIATKGMAAGDQVMNGSHAPIKSGNCMPIRNIPVGTTMHCVEMLPGKGAQIARTAGAGVVLMARDGTYAQVRLRSGEVRRIHIECRATIGEVGNGEHNLRKIGKAGAMRWRGVRPTVRGVVMNPVDHPHGGGEGKTAAGRHPVSPWGQQTKGKKTRRNKRTTSMIISRRGKK; encoded by the coding sequence ATGGCACTCGTTAAAGTCAAGCCAACCTCGCCTGGTCGTCGTGGTATGGTAAAAGTGGTGACAGAAGGCCTGCATAAAGGTCGTCCGTTCGCTGCTCTGTTGGAAAAGAAATCAAAAACTGCTGGTCGTAATAATAACGGTCATATTACTACTCGCCATATTGGCGGTGGTCATAAGCAGCATTATCGTTTGGTTGACTTCAAGCGCACTAAAGATGGTATTCCAGCTAAAGTAGAGCGTATTGAATACGATCCTAACCGTACAGCGCACATTGCTTTGTTGTGCTATGCGGATGGTGAGCGTCAATACATCATTGCCACTAAAGGTATGGCTGCTGGTGACCAGGTAATGAATGGTTCACATGCTCCTATTAAATCTGGTAATTGCATGCCTATCCGTAATATTCCTGTCGGTACTACGATGCATTGCGTCGAAATGTTGCCAGGTAAGGGTGCGCAAATTGCTCGTACTGCCGGTGCTGGTGTAGTGTTGATGGCACGTGATGGCACTTATGCTCAAGTTCGTTTGCGCTCTGGCGAAGTTCGTCGTATTCATATCGAATGCCGCGCGACTATCGGTGAAGTTGGCAATGGCGAGCACAATCTGCGTAAGATTGGTAAAGCTGGTGCAATGCGTTGGCGTGGTGTTCGCCCTACCGTTCGCGGCGTGGTAATGAATCCGGTCGATCACCCACACGGTGGTGGTGAAGGTAAAACCGCAGCGGGTCGTCATCCAGTTTCTCCATGGGGCCAGCAAACTAAGGGTAAGAAGACGCGTCGCAATAAGCGCACGACTTCCATGATCATCTCACGCCGCGGCAAGAAATAA
- the rplN gene encoding 50S ribosomal protein L14, which produces MIQTESRLEVADNTGAREVLCIKVLGGSKRRYAGIGDVIKVTVKSAAPRGRVKKGEIYNAVVVRTAKGVRRQDGSLVKFDGNAAVLLNAKLEPIGTRIFGPVTRELRTERFMKIVSLAPEVL; this is translated from the coding sequence ATGATTCAAACAGAAAGCCGGCTAGAAGTAGCTGACAATACTGGTGCACGCGAAGTTTTGTGTATTAAAGTATTGGGCGGCTCTAAGCGTCGTTATGCAGGTATTGGTGATGTTATCAAAGTCACTGTTAAATCTGCTGCGCCTCGCGGTCGCGTAAAAAAGGGTGAAATTTACAATGCTGTTGTTGTAAGAACTGCTAAGGGTGTTCGTCGTCAAGATGGTTCCCTGGTTAAGTTTGATGGCAATGCTGCAGTGTTGTTGAATGCAAAACTCGAGCCAATCGGAACACGTATTTTCGGCCCAGTAACGCGTGAATTGCGTACTGAGCGTTTTATGAAAATCGTTTCGCTAGCTCCTGAAGTACTGTAA
- the rplX gene encoding 50S ribosomal protein L24 codes for MNKIRKNDEVIVLTGKDKGKRGQVQQCVDANYVVVAGVNVAKKATKPNPMTGAVGGIVDKVMPIHVSNVALFNAASGKADRVGFKVVDGSKVRVYKSTGEVVKA; via the coding sequence ATGAATAAGATTCGTAAAAACGACGAAGTCATCGTCTTGACGGGTAAAGACAAAGGTAAGCGCGGTCAAGTGCAGCAATGCGTTGATGCAAATTACGTTGTTGTTGCAGGTGTTAATGTTGCTAAAAAAGCGACTAAGCCTAACCCAATGACTGGTGCAGTTGGTGGCATTGTTGATAAAGTAATGCCAATACATGTGTCAAATGTTGCATTGTTTAATGCTGCATCTGGTAAAGCAGACCGTGTTGGCTTTAAGGTTGTGGATGGTAGTAAAGTCCGCGTCTATAAGTCAACTGGCGAAGTTGTGAAGGCATAA